The genomic interval AATGCATTGCGATCGCTTTTAAAACTCTTGTCTTGAGGCAGACCCGAGATTCTGCATCTGCTCGTGGTGTTATACTTCATATCCTTCCACTCTAATATGAAGCCACACATGCCCTCTTTAAATCAAATGGCTGTAAATATGTTGGGAGCTAGTTGAAAAGCCCTTATCCAAATGAATGATGAAAGGAtggaatatgtaaaaaaaattaaatctatatatatatgaggaGAGCATTAGTGGTGTTGCCGCCTGTTTAAATCTAATGGAGTCtttattaagttatttttgATCTAGATCATTTTATCTCAAGATGTAAAAGAGGTGTAAAAGCTGGAGTTTTTGTATAATTCATAATGATCCTGTAAATATGCTCTAAAAACTACCCTGAGAATCAATTTACCCAATGCAGTCTGTCTTTGCCTCTCCCTTCCCACACTGTGTGTAGCCCACAGTTTCCATTACTCCCATCATAAATTATCCCACAGAGTGAATTACACTTGCTTTTCACCTTACCAGGCAGGTTTGATGAATCCTAAGGCACAACATATCATCTCAACAAATCTTCATCATCATGCCAGTCGCTGTCTCTTTGCAGTTTAAACCACTTCAAATCATTTTCATTGCCTTGCTATTAAAATTTGTAATTCACGCCTGCCATTGAGGTGAAACATAGTTACATCAAACACCCTCCTCTGCCTCCCACCTATTTTACTTTCTGTCTCCGGCTCTCATTCTCCCTTTTACTCCTCGCAGCATCTCCTCACATCTCTCTCTCCCTGCCTGTCTTGTAAATCAAACAACTTCATGTGACAGGTCATGCAGATTTCCCACAAGTCAGAGGGGTGCAAACATCCATCCAAAAGAGCAGCACATTGCCGTTACACATGATGACATAATGACCACTTGGAAACtaataaacagcttcattcAACCAAAGCTATTGCTCCTTTTCATAAGCGTTACCGTTCCCCATCCCTCTTTCcgtctctcttttctctttcgCTCCTATCTGTCATGGATTCATCCTCCTGTACCTCACCTCTTCGCTGTAGCTGGAGTTACCCATAAATCACAGCTGTTGTCTAACGCTATCCATTTTCCCAGAAACACAGGGCGGCTGTTGCAGAAATTGGGTCAGGCATAATCTGGGAGGCAGCAGAGTCTGGCTAGTCATAGGTATTGTAGCCATTAGCACACAGTGAGAGATTGGTGGGATGGTAAAATGGGGTTGGATGGGTAGAGTGTAGGGAGCTCCCTCGTACATGATGTGACACCCAAGAAAAGCTGGCAAATGACACAATTTTATCGCTTCCCATCAACCACAAGTcatctgagtgtgtgtgcatgtgtgtgcttggCTTTCAAGTTAATATGTGTGAGCAGATCAAGGTGTGTGATTAGTATTTTTTACATGTCCTGCACTGTTATCAagatagtcttttttttatctaatctaACCTGTAAAGTCGAAGGATGCACTGTCCACAAAGTGTGGCTGATCCAGTAATCCGTTACACAAATGAAGAATAGGAGTACATCTCAGTGACAGCCGGTGTCTTGAACTTTCCCAATATGCCTCCGTCTTAGGTTTCCCCTTGCAAGGCCTGATGCCCGAGAACTATTGGAAGCAGACTTCAAATGAGAGTAGATCCCGCCCAGAGGCATGATTGGCTAGTGATAGTGTGCATCTCATTTCCAGCTTATGTGTTTAACTTACTGCTTAGAAACCAGCTTCAACCTTGTCATTAGCAACAGATAtcatttgcagcattttttaaaatataacactAATTGGAAAATGCCACTTAATAAAAGCACCAGAAGttttagaaagtttttttttttttttttttttttttttttttgtttgtttgtttgtttgttttttgtttttattcagcttgtAGGTTCAGGAATCAAACAGCTATAATATGTCAGCCTTGCAAAGAAATAAATGCCTTATATTTCTCATTGTATACCTATAAATGTATTGTCTTTCTGTGGAGGCTGGAATTGAAATGCACCTGTTAGGTAGCTCATAACCACATATTGCGTAGAGCGCCAACAGAAATTTACTGAAAGCAGTTTGGTTTAACATTTAACTTAATCTTCTTCCTGCATTTTTTCCCCCGTTGTTTTAATAAAGGTGTAAGCATCCACTCAGTTTAAAACACCTGTTTCCAGGAGGAAATTGCTATAACTTTACAATCTTTATaacaaaaatgtacatattATATTGCTaaatttttacataataaattaCTACTCTATTTTACCCAATCAGAATGTTGTTGTGTGCTTCCAGAAaatgaagtttttaaaaaaaaatttagttcTTGCTTTAACATGCCTTCtgtactgaaaaataaaatgttcatatGTAAGCAATCAATAGCAACAAAGTCCATATAAGAAAACCAAGCAAGCCCCATTTTCACTGAAATAGAAAAATTTATTGAATGTGTTTAACTGAAGGTTTAAATTACAATAGAAACAGTTATATTTTTTCCTCATATGGAAGAGTTGTGTCTTTCTTCTCCTTGGatgaaataaaatgtctgaCTTGTAACATTTTGCCACACCGAAGTGTCCAAGCATCTCTTTTTCAATCCTGCTTTTCCTAATGTGATATGaagatttaaaagcatttttttttcaaaggaagagagcaaaataaaagtacaaaatTATTATTGATTATACACATGGTGTATTTTATACATGTAGGGAAGTTTGACTGCTTTCTCGTGAGACTTACAGTTGCTGCATATTATCcaacaaataaagtaatacaATTAATATACACGGCTTATGTGGAGACACTAATAAGGATGTTGTATTTGTAATGAGTTTTTAATGTGGACTGTAGTGATAAGCATACAGCACAGTCAATCAGTATTCGATTTTGTTATACAGGTTGTATAAAGGTAACGCTGGCAGGTTGCTCCCCGGGTAATACAGGGGCGTCGGAAAGGCGATAGACCGGGGAACCGGTACACGCAGTAAGTTGTTATCTCTGAAAACCAGCGGCATCCCAACGAGTGTCTGTGCGGAGGCGTGGGCCATGTTTGCCGCCTCCAGCTCCGCTGAGAGCTGCCTTTTCCATTTGTTCCTCCTGTTCTGAAACCACGTCTTGACCTGAGTCTCCGTCAGCTGTAGACTGGAGGCTAAGCAGGCCCGCTCCGAGCTGCTCAGGTAGCGTTTCATGTCGAAGGTGGACTCCAGCTGATATACCTGACTCCGGGAGAAAACCGTGCGCGTCTTCTTTTTGGCCGAGTTGCCCTGTTTGTCCGCaccgtctgtctgtctctcctccGACAGAGGTGACATTTGATGGCACGGTCTTTCCTGCTCCTCCTTATAATCCTGCAGCAGAGGCTGTGACAGGTGCGGCCGCCGTGCGAGCCCGTCATTTCCAGACAGAAGTCCTTTAGCGGGACCTGAATGCAtcacgaggaggaggaggtgataAGTTTCATACCTCACAAAAGCCTATgatttaaatgtgctttttaaaacatgcgaataaaactatatttatatGCTACGTGTATTAATAGACATAGCCACTCAATTTAAGAATTTGTCAAGTGACTTATTAACTTATTAAATCGTCAGCTTCAACCCAGAGACTTCTTAAATAAACTATCCACCATGACATGCAAGGCGTAGCTAAAGTAAGCTATTAATTCAATTCTGCTCTATTTAACGCTCAATTGACGATGTGTAGTGCAGCCATGTTTCATCAATTAGTCTTTATTCAATTTTAAACGAGAGGAAACATGGAAGGCTAATTGTTCGACCTTTCACTCTTTTTCGGTGTTAGTCAGCACAGAGACAACGAACAGAAGTAGATGTGCAATCACAAATATATGCTAATTAGACATGCCCTGCAgtgcaaacaaaacaaccacaaacataaataaataaataaataaaattaaataaaaaaacaggacGCCTACTTCAGAAAAAAACTTATGTGGTTAAAAAGATTtaactataaataaaactagtacttaactgaataataataataataataataataataataataataataataataataataataataattcttacCTAAACAGGAGAAGTTGTGGGTTTGGTGCTGCGTGCACGGCTCGCTGTGACCGGTGTCAGAGCAGAAACAATCCGCTGAGTCCTCGCCACCGCTGCACTCTTCCTCGGAGGACACCGACAGTGAACGCCTCCGCGGCGGCGGCTGCGGCCCCTTGGAGAGTTCTTTGGTCCCAGAACGCAGCTCATCGGTTGGTGTGCCTAAAATAGACTGGATGGTAAAGCTGGAAATCGGGCCCGAAGAGCACTTGCTCCCGCTGTCCTCTGCGCTACTCATTCTCGCTTCATAACAGTATTTAAGTATTAACTGAATCGGTCTGTCCGCTTGTATTCCGTGATTGCTTTCTGTACGACTGGTGCGTAAAAATTACGAAAGCGTCTTTTGTCTgccttgtttttcctttctttctttctttccttttttttctttcttttttttcttttttttaacccccaCCCCAGCCTGTTTAATTGTGGAGTATTAACATTGAAGGAGTTGAAGGTGTTTTTTCTAGAGCTCGGGGAACATGAGTGTATTCCTGGTCCTCCTCTTCACGCTCTGGATCAGCGGCAGCAAGGTTGCGTTGCCTCATTTGCATGTAGGTAAGCTCCTCCTGGGCCAATCGCAGCTCCCAACATAAGCCCGGAAATTTCAAACTTCTGTCAAGCTTCTGAGatgaagagagggagagagccCAATAAGAGCAATATTTCTACATTCAGGTTACAGGCAATACCAAGAATATATGGCTAGCGCAACTAGGAACAACCGCAATTTTGgcttttataattatatttaatgcACGGAAACCAATCACATTGTCCTCGGAAACGATGTTGAGATTTatgaatacatacatacatatagatagatagatagatagatagatagatagatagatagatagatagatagatagatagatagatagatagatagatagatagatagatagatatgaaAAGTGCTAAACCGTCCAACATGGCCAACATGGCGAAAATACGACAAAGGCTTAAaaatcccccccccccgaaaATAATAAACTCATTCTGCGTCCATTATCTATGGTTAAGAATTAATTTGATCATTACTGAGCTAATCTGCTTCGTGATGACCGCGCGTGGAGTGGAGGCCGGCTAATTGATTGACTAATTGATTGG from Melanotaenia boesemani isolate fMelBoe1 chromosome 16, fMelBoe1.pri, whole genome shotgun sequence carries:
- the hmx2 gene encoding homeobox protein HMX2, with the protein product MSSAEDSGSKCSSGPISSFTIQSILGTPTDELRSGTKELSKGPQPPPRRRSLSVSSEEECSGGEDSADCFCSDTGHSEPCTQHQTHNFSCLGPAKGLLSGNDGLARRPHLSQPLLQDYKEEQERPCHQMSPLSEERQTDGADKQGNSAKKKTRTVFSRSQVYQLESTFDMKRYLSSSERACLASSLQLTETQVKTWFQNRRNKWKRQLSAELEAANMAHASAQTLVGMPLVFRDNNLLRVPVPRSIAFPTPLYYPGSNLPALPLYNLYNKIEY